One Phoenix dactylifera cultivar Barhee BC4 chromosome 14, palm_55x_up_171113_PBpolish2nd_filt_p, whole genome shotgun sequence DNA window includes the following coding sequences:
- the LOC113460904 gene encoding NAD(P)H-quinone oxidoreductase subunit T, chloroplastic isoform X1, whose product MATAASPSLSPIIVRGRKYKNPVLWRMHVRASDSSAGSSSAGEKRERRVDTRIHWSNPDEGWIGGKTTPTTQSEKKEEILGERFAELIDKSAASHYQFLGVSAKADMEEIKAAYRRLSKEYHPDTTSLPLKAAAEKFIELREAYNVLSNEDSRRFYDWTLAQEAESRRAERMRMKLEDPYEQDVWNHESVPDMVDRLGGKNMKLSDQAMTAITIDAVIILFSICCLIYVVFFKEQY is encoded by the exons ATGGCCACAGCAGCCTCTCCTTCACTCTCCCCCATCATCGTTCGTGGTAGGAAGTATAAAAATCCTGTGCTCTGGCGGATGCATGTCAGAGCATCAGATTCTTCTGCAGGATCTTCATCCGCTGGTGAAAAGAGAGAGCGTCGAGTTGATACAAGGATCCACTGGTCCAATCCTGATGAAGGGTGGATTGGGGGTAAGACGACGCCAACAACTCAGAgtgagaagaaagaggagattTTGGGGGAGAGGTTTGCTGAACTGATAGACAAATCAGCTGCTTCGCACTATCA ATTTCTAGGAGTATCAGCAAAGGCTGACATGGAGGAGATAAAAGCAGCTTACCGAAGATTATCAAAGGAGTATCATCCCGACACTACATCTCTCCCTCTAAAAGCAGCCGCTGAGAAGTTCATAGAGCTGAGGGAGGCATACAATGTGCTGAGCAACGAGGATAGTCGCAGGTTTTATGACTGGACATTGGCTCAAGAGGCTGAGAGCCGTCGAGCCGAGCGGATGAGGATGAAGCTGGAGGACCCATACGAACAAGATGTATGGAACCATGAATCTGTACCAGACATGGTGGACCGGCTCGGTGGAAAGAATATGAAACTCAGCGATCAAGCAATGACAGCCATAACAATTGATGCAGTGATCATATTGTTCTCCATCTGTTGTCTCATATATGTGGTCTTTTTTAAGGAGCAGTATTGA
- the LOC113460904 gene encoding NAD(P)H-quinone oxidoreductase subunit T, chloroplastic isoform X2 has protein sequence MHVRASDSSAGSSSAGEKRERRVDTRIHWSNPDEGWIGGKTTPTTQSEKKEEILGERFAELIDKSAASHYQFLGVSAKADMEEIKAAYRRLSKEYHPDTTSLPLKAAAEKFIELREAYNVLSNEDSRRFYDWTLAQEAESRRAERMRMKLEDPYEQDVWNHESVPDMVDRLGGKNMKLSDQAMTAITIDAVIILFSICCLIYVVFFKEQY, from the exons ATGCATGTCAGAGCATCAGATTCTTCTGCAGGATCTTCATCCGCTGGTGAAAAGAGAGAGCGTCGAGTTGATACAAGGATCCACTGGTCCAATCCTGATGAAGGGTGGATTGGGGGTAAGACGACGCCAACAACTCAGAgtgagaagaaagaggagattTTGGGGGAGAGGTTTGCTGAACTGATAGACAAATCAGCTGCTTCGCACTATCA ATTTCTAGGAGTATCAGCAAAGGCTGACATGGAGGAGATAAAAGCAGCTTACCGAAGATTATCAAAGGAGTATCATCCCGACACTACATCTCTCCCTCTAAAAGCAGCCGCTGAGAAGTTCATAGAGCTGAGGGAGGCATACAATGTGCTGAGCAACGAGGATAGTCGCAGGTTTTATGACTGGACATTGGCTCAAGAGGCTGAGAGCCGTCGAGCCGAGCGGATGAGGATGAAGCTGGAGGACCCATACGAACAAGATGTATGGAACCATGAATCTGTACCAGACATGGTGGACCGGCTCGGTGGAAAGAATATGAAACTCAGCGATCAAGCAATGACAGCCATAACAATTGATGCAGTGATCATATTGTTCTCCATCTGTTGTCTCATATATGTGGTCTTTTTTAAGGAGCAGTATTGA
- the LOC103704837 gene encoding zinc finger CCCH domain-containing protein 28, giving the protein MASANPNPSSSSPSPPTSPRKRHRSPSWSLSPRSHHNHDGDDRDGGKRRRTDLTVDVCKDFIRHVCRRSQIDCKFAHPHSTVSVERDKVTACADSLRNHCFRGRTCRYYHPPPHIQEWLLKAIGVQDPKVETVCRDFMRGRCLRSAKECRFAHHMSIDQCAIVCQDFVRGKCERKSCRYSHVQAHATAQVHVQQHGAAMKPSSSPSRTGNDQEILPVCKDFLKKMCNRDLCKYAHPDSQTKVIDNQVEVCRDFRRGICHRNICRFYHPAAAKQSRLVHS; this is encoded by the exons ATGGCTTCGGCAAACCCTAAcccgtcttcctcttctccttctccgccGACCTCCCCCCGGAAGCGGCATCGATCTCCGTCCTGGAGCCTCAGCCCTCGGAGCCACCACAACCACGATGGAGACGACCGCGACGGCGGCAAGCGGCGGCGGACCGACCTCACCGTCGATGTCTGCAAGGACTTCATTCGCCACGTCTGCCGGCGATCCCAGATCGACTGCAAGTTCGCTCACCCCCACTCCACCGTCTCCGTCGAGCG GGATAAGGTGACGGCGTGCGCAGATTCGCTTCGGAATCATTGCTTCCGCGGGAGGACTTGCCGCTATTATCATCCTCCTCCTCACATCCAAGA GTGGCTCCTGAAAGCAATTGGTGTACAAGATCCTAAAGTGGAGACG GTTTGTAGGGATTTCATGCGGGGTCGATGCTTAAGATCTGCAAAGGAATGCCGCTTTGCTCACCATATGTCAATCGACCAATGTGCTATA gTTTGCCAAGATTTTGTACGTGGAAAGTGTGAACGCAAATCTTGTAGGTACTCTCATGTTCAAGCTCATGCGACGGCTCAG GTACATGTGCAACAACATGGAGCTGCTATGAAGCCTTCTAGTTCTCCTTCTCGAACTGGAAATG ATCAGGAAATTCTACCTGTTTGCAAGGACTTCCTGAAGAAAATGTGTAACCGAGATTTATGTAAATATGCCCACCCTGATTCTCAAACCAAG GTGATTGACAACCAAGTTGAAGTCTGTCGTGATTTTCGGCGTGGAATTTGCCATCGAAATATCTGTCGTTTCTATCATCCAGCAGCTGCAAAACAGAGCAGACTGGTCCATAGCTGA